The DNA sequence AATGCAGTAAAAACTACTACAAATAAAAGGGGTCTGCAGGTCTTGCAGAGAGATAATATACATAAATACCATAACGCCTCCTATAGTGTGCAATAATTCATGCCTATGCTTCCACATTTAgttgatgagaaaaaagaaagtttcttttttgtcCTTATAGAGCTTCTTCTAGGAGTGCAAATTTACTTATATAACTTGTGCACAGGGATGGCTAAATATgtctatctttgttttattttattttattctttttcgaAGGGAAAACTTTATTTAGATATCATATCATATTCAAATACTTCCAAATTCAAAAAGAATATTAgccaagtgttttatttttgtttttgtttttagccgAGTGTTTTTTTAAGCAGCCCATGcttcaaaatcaaacaaaaatatttgaaggcGTTACTGTTAACAAAACTATCCTCCTCATTATATAAGACACTTGTCATGAacctatgttttattttgtaacaaATATAATTAGCTCTTTTTTGCGTTTGTCTTTAAGTGTCTGCTATGAGGGTATCATCCAACTCATCTATCAGTCTCTGCTTTAAAAACTGTTCCACCAAACTCCATCCTTCTACATCAAAATCCAAGGTGTAGTATGAGGATGTTATCATGATGCGGAGGAATGTGCAGTGATTTCTTGTTGTCTATAccagtgttctcaaccttcctaaagccgcaaacctttaatacagttcctgtgggaactatgagaacctctggtctaTACTATGGGATAATTCTTAAACTCTTTACTACTGTAGACCAAGGTCTCCATGATCAGGCCCTTGACAGCatcagtgtctcactgtgtttgtgtctttctctttgtctgtcactttctctttcctctccccaaaCCATCCCTTTCCACGTATTCATAAGTTGCCTGTTCACACAGCAGTCAGGGAATCATGAGTTGCTTCTGTGAAAATTACAGGCTATTTCAGACCTTGATGCTTTTCTTCACTCTGATTCATCTGCTTAAAATGACTCTTCCTCTCACTAATTTATATTTCAACACTTATCCAATGAGTATCTCGGCCTGATACATTTACCCAGCAtttctgtttgttcattttcatttttgtgggtCTGATCAAATATGTActcttgtcattgttttttttttttttaatgtgggctCATCTTTAATAGTCTATGCCTATAAATTTTGATATGATTAatgaacatttcttaaaatagtcataaattttaaacataataagTGTCATTAAATCCAAAGTCTGACATTCTTCATCCACATATGTGTCAGCCTAGAGGTTAAGGGTATGCCTTTGCTGTCACGCCTGGGATTCACTGCAGCTGTGGTTTCATCTCTAACGTAGAAATATTGTTTAATCCGTCTCAACCACAAAATCTTCTGTTAAATGGGGAAAACCTTGTTCATCAGCAATATTTTGTGGATTAAATGGGATAGTACTAAGTATGAAAAGTACTTAGTAAACTTGCAGCAcctagtaagtactcaataaattatTAGAGGACATTCTAGGGTATTAAAATGAATCAGAACGTAACCCTGTGAAATTCTTGGCCATTGCCATCTCTTCAAGTGTGAGAAAAGTGGCTGTAAACATCCCCAGTTTTCCTGTCTTACTGGAGGGCAACATCTCTGTGTAATAAGCCATGTATCTGAAACTCCTTGATTTCTCTCCCTACTTCACTTTATGTATCTAACCTGTCACTTACagttaaaaacaaatatgaagccagtagaagatctaattcatgcccacaaaggagaaaaactcatttctgtTCAAGTTGGGGAAGAGAGAATGAGGTATGGGGAGACGGGAGGGAGGGTTTGgggtgcttccacttaatgggcacattGTAGGCGTGTATGGtgcaccttttgggtgtgggacacaactacaagaggtactttacctaacaaattcaaatattgtgatctggttgtttgtatcctcacattaacctgaaatttaaaaaatgcaattctaTCTTAAATCCACCACCAACTTCTCTGAAATTCTAGTATTCAAGTCACTGGCACCAGCTGGTCTCAAAGCTCACACTTTTGCCTCCCTAGAGTCCTTTTGGCAACGAGAGTTATCTTTCCATAGCATAAATCATATTATGCCTCACTCACCTTTAATCCTTTGTTTGCTAGTGTTTAGACCAAAATTCAGATCCCTCAAGATCACCAAGTGGGTCTTGCAAGTTCTGGCCCTGCCAACCCCTCCACAGGCTCCCTCCCCAACCAGCATGGCCATGGCAACCTCAATGGGCACAGTTCTCCCCTCTCAGCCTTTCAAAGGgccaggggcctgtagtcctgaCCTGCCTAAAGAGTATCTCCTCAAAGATCAGAAGGATCTCCCTTGATCATGCtagtattattttctgtttttgaactttCATTGAAAATATATCATATTTATTATGCATTcctatctttaaatttttaaatctccACCATCCCACGTCCAAGTAACTCAAGCACCCAAGGGTGAGGCCTGTGTTTGTTttgctcctctctctcctcctgtaCCCTACACTGACCTTCATCACAGCACTCACATGGGACAAGTAGCCCTTTTACATTTACTGTCATTTATATAAtagtttatatacaatttcattTACATTACCTCATTTGGATTTTGATCCATAAGcaacaaaatctgaaaaaaattaatattcacatTTATAAAAGATGAAACTAAATCCTAGAGAGGATAAGATTTCAAggtcaagggcggcacctgtggctcagtcggtaaggcgctggccccatataccgagggtggcgggttcaaactcggccccggccaaactgcaaccaaaaaaatagccaggcgttgtgacgggcgcctgtagtcccagctactcgggaggctgaggcaagagaatcacctaagcccaggagttggaggttgctgtgagctgtgtgaggccatggcactttactgagggccataaagtgagactctgtctctaccaaaaaaaaaaaaagatttcaaggtCAAATCAGTGGCAGACCTGAAACTTTAAGGAGGTCCAGGGTTCCTCATGGATAATGAAATTCATTTCCATATCCAGGGGTGACAGAGGGAAAGAAAGTAACAGCATGCTAAGGATAAAGTGGTTGCAAGGAAAAACTTCCAGGGCTCTACACAGGTGATGGGACAGGAGGGCCAGGTGTATTTTTTGGAGTAGGCGATTGTAAAATGAATCATGGGGGCTTGATAGTTCACCTCAGCAGTGAAGGTGGTGTGGGGCATTGCATAGAGTATGGGCTCAAATGTGATTCCTGCCCTGCTACCTATGGGATGTGGTCAGTTACTTAATACCTCTCCAAGTCttagttgtttcatttttaaaatagatgtgcacacatgcatatacataaatataagaaGTTGTGTGGAAATTAAATTATACGATATGCATAATGTACCCAGTTCATAGTCTAACCTGtaatatgttattataaatgaTAACCGTCACTGTTATCAGTAGTTGGAAAAGCCAAGGACAAAAGATTTTTATGGGACCATGGAGTCTGAGTAAATAATTTTTCCTGCAGGGGAACGAAGCCCTGTGTCTCCAGTATGGAAGTGGAGAACCAGACACGGGTCACCAAGTTCATTCTGGTGGGATTCCCTGGGAACTTGAATATGCGCGTGGCTGTGTTCTTGATGTTCCTCATGGCTTACTTTCTGACAGTAGCTGAGAATGTGATCATCATCCTCTTGGTGCAGCAGAATCGGCCATTGCACAAGCCGATGTACTTCTTCCTGGCCAACCTGTCCTTCTTGGAGACCTGGTACATCTCTGTGACTGTGCCCAAGTTGCTGTTTAGCTTTTGGTCTGTGAGCAACAGCATCTCTTTCACTCACTGTATGATACAGCTTTACTTCTTCATTGCACTCATGTGCACAGAATGTGTGCTTCTGGCTGCCATGGCCtatgaccgctatgtggccatctgccGCCCACTCCACTACCCTACCATTATGAGCCATGGGCTCTGCTTTCGCCTGGCGATGGGGTCCTGGGCCACTGGCTTTGGCATCTCCTTGGCAAAGATCTACTTCATTTCCCGCCTTAGCTTCTGTGGCCCCAACGTCATCAATCACTTCTTCTGTGACATCTCTCCAGTCCTTAACCTCTCCTGCACAGACATGTCCATGGCTGAGTTGGTGGACTTTATCCTGGCTTTGGTCATCTTCCTCTTCCCACTCTCCATCACTGTTCTGTCCTATGGATGCATTCTGGCCACTGTCGTACGCATGCCCACAGGAAAGCAGAAGGCATTCTCCACCTGTGCCTCCCACCTTGTGGTGGTCACCATTTTCTACTCAGCCACCATTTTCATGTATGCCCGACCCCGAGCCATCCATGCCTTCAACAAGAACAAAGTCATTTCCATCTTCTATGCCATTGTCACCCCTGCTCTCAACCCTTTCATTTATTGCCTAAGAAACCGAGAGGTCAAAGAAGCTCTGAACAAACTTGCTTATTGCCAGGCCATCAGATCTAACTAAACTATTGAGATGGATTAGGAAAGTTTGAATGTATGTTGACCTTCCTCTGTCCTTTCTCCTTTAATGCCTCAGTTAGGACATTACCCCTGTTAATATGACATGAGCACATCCACATCAGTCTCAGGCTCTCAGGTATTTGCATCTGTGCATGTGGTCTGTGCTCTAAGCACATACCCTTATATAGAGAGGTAGAGAAAGAAATTACCTTTGGCTATGACCCCAAAATTTCTAAGTCTGTGAGTAAATTTATTACCAAGCCAAGTGGGAAGAGAGATGGTGGTAATGTATGAGTTAGCTACTTTGGGGTCTAACCAACATTAAGAACTCTGGGGCCAACAGAGCAGATGGTGGCTTCCTGATTTCCCACCTTCCTGAATAAGACAGAGGTAGCAGCTCCCTTGAGTGTCCCATTCTTGTGCTGGGTGTGCATTCAAGTGGCAGAGAGTAGAGACTGCTTCTGTAGTCCTTCTCACACATTTTGTAAGCACCTACTTGCCTGTATTAAATCCCTTTCTGCTTCAAATAGTTGAGTGCTTTATCTGTGAGATGTACCTTATACAATTGTTTTGTCTTCTGATAAAACTTACGTACTTGTTTTTATGAATTTCCTATTTGTGCTCTAAATGTAACAATGTTTATTATCTTCTAGCAGATGAATGTAAAACAGacgaaaaataaatatcaaatatatcAATTGCTGAATGAAACTTGCCCTCGTTTGTCCTCTTCATTGTGATCTCAATGTTCTCTCATTCctcttcattttcccttttcttcttctggccCTCACCCTCTCCACACTCCTCTCAGATCTAAGTGACCAACCCAATTTTAGAATTTGACCAGAGATTTTCATTCCATCCCATAATGATTCTCAACTGcctttacttatttttctgaCACCCTATCTATACACACCAGACCTTTTTGATCAGATGAGTCCACACCCCCACAGAAGGGCGCATAGAGATGCCCACTCTTGCTTCACAGCTTGGCCATGGCAAAGGAGCTTTAAGTTGTATCAAGcaagcatttgattttttttaaattttatttttatttattattgttggggattcattgaaggtacaaaaaattaggttacactgattacatttgttaggtaaagtccctcttctaatGGTGTCCTGCCCCCCCAGAGGTGTGCCGTACATCGAGTGTTCCCAtcacccccttcctccccctccccctccctcattcccctaccccgcACCTCGTATTAGATCATCTTCTGccatcatattagaattgagtacattagattcttgcttctccagaaTTTGCTTCTTTTATTAGAACAGCTTTAAACAGGTGAGTTTCTCACATTTACCATATCTTTCATCTAAGAACAAATAAcacttttagaaatatttttctttcttttgaaataagaAGTTAAAGGTTGGATTATTTGATGCCttttataaacttgtaaaacagatgttcaaaaatgtaaataacatACAGCTGCAACCAGTGGGGGGACGAAAGTCAAAAACTCAGGTTCCCTGACTCCAAGCTTTGGGCCCTTTTTCTAACAAATGAGGTTTCCCTGGAAAGAAAAACATCCTTCTTTAGAAGCCAGGCGTGGAAACTAATGGTTGGAATCATTAATTACTACACTTGGAAAgcagttaataaaataaaaacagacaattaTGAAGTATAGGTCCcagataagaaaagaaacaaaaataaattgtaagaacacttcaatttagaaaataaacGTATAAAAGACAACAATGCTGAAAATGATAATGACTTAATGTTTGCTCCTGGAACATTTCTGCTTCCTTGAGGCAATAAAGAAGTGGTTATGAATAtgttttccacttaaaactcAGTCATAAGTCATATAGGGATATTAAGTATGTACATTAAAAACAGGGAAAGACATGCTTTGTAGGGATtaggaaataaaagatgaacaacaTTGGCAACAATCaagttttaagtttttgatatagatttttttttcaaactattatgagggtacaaaatgtttttggttacatggatcaatTTCCTTATGCTTGAGTCAAGGTGATAAGTGTGCCATCCCCCacacagtgttcattgtacctggtAGGTAGGTTTTTGTTCCTTCtgtcctcccctcttccctgatTGCTTTCCActgacttttacttccttctgtgcacatgtgtgctcatcagttaattctagtttagtactgagtacgggtggtatttgtttttccattcttcagatacttcacttaggataatggtccctagttccatccaaattgctgcaaaaggtcTTAATCCATCCTTCCTCATGGCAGGGTAGTATtccacattatatacatataccaaattttGTTAGTCAACTCATgaatgatgggcacttgggttgattccacatctttgaaattgttAGTTGCACTGCAGTAGCCTTTGGggggcaggtgtctttttgatacaatgacttcttttcctttgggtaaatacccagcagtGGCATTGCTGGTAAATCTACTTTTAAtactttgaggaatctccatcctGTTTtgcacagaggttgtactaatttgcagtcccacagaCAGGGTATGAGTGTTCCTTTATTTCTGCATCCATGTCAGTATCTATTGTTTctgtactttttaataaaagccattctaactggggtaaggcaTATCTCGTTGGGGGTTTAATGTGCATTTTCTTGATAATCACTGACATTTagcattttctcatgta is a window from the Nycticebus coucang isolate mNycCou1 chromosome 11, mNycCou1.pri, whole genome shotgun sequence genome containing:
- the LOC128560320 gene encoding olfactory receptor 6B1, with the translated sequence MEVENQTRVTKFILVGFPGNLNMRVAVFLMFLMAYFLTVAENVIIILLVQQNRPLHKPMYFFLANLSFLETWYISVTVPKLLFSFWSVSNSISFTHCMIQLYFFIALMCTECVLLAAMAYDRYVAICRPLHYPTIMSHGLCFRLAMGSWATGFGISLAKIYFISRLSFCGPNVINHFFCDISPVLNLSCTDMSMAELVDFILALVIFLFPLSITVLSYGCILATVVRMPTGKQKAFSTCASHLVVVTIFYSATIFMYARPRAIHAFNKNKVISIFYAIVTPALNPFIYCLRNREVKEALNKLAYCQAIRSN